A genomic region of Papaver somniferum cultivar HN1 chromosome 7, ASM357369v1, whole genome shotgun sequence contains the following coding sequences:
- the LOC113295792 gene encoding pathogenesis-related protein 1A-like → MASSFRTIFFFASLILVVEICQAARTFTDFEKEILLSHNSARADVGVPALVWNNILAKYARIYSGDIKRKGCDLNYSNRYGFGESLYKGTNVTGKAAVEAWVFQKIWYHRDNNTCTSGHDCSDYKQVVWKNSIRVGCYRFRCHDGDNFVTCEYYPPGNYKGARPY, encoded by the coding sequence ATGGCTTCATCATTCCGAACCATCTTCTTTTTTGCATCACTTATTTTGGTCGTAGAAATCTGTCAAGCAGCAAGAACGTTCACCGATTTCGAAAAGGAGATCTTGCTAAGCCATAATTCAGCAAGAGCGGATGTGGGAGTACCAGCACTTGTATGGAACAACATTTTGGCAAAATATGCTAGGATTTACTCAGGGGATATAAAACGCAAAGGCTGTGACTTGAATTATTCGAATCGTTACGGTTTCGGCGAAAGTCTTTACAAGGGAACAAATGTGACAGGTAAAGCTGCTGTGGAAGCTTGGGTTTTTCAGAAGATCTGGTATCACCGTGATAATAATACTTGCACATCCGGTCATGATTGTTCTGATTATAAACAAGTTGTTTGGAAAAACAGCATCCGTGTTGGTTGTTATCGGTTTAGATGTCATGATGGTGATAACTTCGTTACTTGCGAGTATTATCCCCCTGGTAATTACAAGGGGGCTAGACCCTATTAG